ATGGGCCGTGACCAAGACTGGGTTTGGAGGGAGAATCCTTGGTGGCATGATGGCAAGTGTGTTATTCCTGGCTGTGTGCAAGTCTCAACGTCTTTGAGACTCACTGTCAACATCAGTAAAATAGGGACAGTCCCATCCCATGTGGATGGTTTAATGAAGTGACGTTTGTGAAAATGCCCCGCACTTGGGCCCCCCATGCTCATCCCGGGATTAGCGGTGACTGAAAGGAAGAATAGGCCAGACGCTTCCGCCAAATCCAACCCAGAGATGATGAGGCCTGGCTTTCGCTTCTTTCCTCTGCCCTGCTGTCCCCTCTGTGTTTTCGCTGCGGGCTCCCACCGCCTTTTTTCCCTGTCCTCACAAAGGCCCTCTACTTGCTAGGAGTCTTTTCTCCAGGCTGACGTATGGGTGGAACTGGCCCAGCAGCCTTTGTGAGCTGGCAGGGTGTGGGCTTGCCTCCAGCTTCCTGCTTTTTCAGTGAGTGGCTTTCACGGCAGCCCAGACACTACAGGAAGACAGTGTCATCTCTGGCCGGGCTCTGGGACCCGtcctccacctccagcccacACCAGCCACAGCTGCTCTCTATCTGAGCAGTGGGCTTCCGCTCGCCTTCCCCTGCTCCGGGGGAGCAAGACTGTGTCACCAAAGTACATTTGGGACTTCCTGCTGCTTCCTCAGGTGGGTGGTTTGAGTCCAAAGCCCATGCGGTTGAGTTTCAAGTCTGTCCTGAAGAGCTGGTGCCGGGCTCTCAAGGTCTGGGGCGTGCCATGCGGTGACCCTTAGGTGGTGAGGCCCCTCCCCTCAACTCTGCAATAGGGAGCACTTGTGAGCCTGCCCTCTTAGATCCTCCCCTGCCGGCTGGTGCATTCACTGTGGTGCTAGAGGTCGGCACACAGGACAGTCCCGCCTTCATTTGTGCTCCTGACCTTCTCCTTGGCTGCTGCAGACTCAGACTCTGCCCAGGCTGGCGGAGAGGAGTGGGCCCAGCGAAAGATGCAGCCGACGCAGCCCCCTTGGCCTGCCTTGTCCTCTCTTTTGATACAGCCATGGGTAAAGAAATACctcattaggggctggccccgtggccgagtggctaagttcacacactctgctttggcggcccagggtttcgcaggtttggatcttgggcgtggacatagcaccactcatcaagccatgcttaggcaggatcccacacagaagagcaagaaggacctatgactagaatatacaactatgtactggggggctttggggagaaggagaagaaaagaaagattggcaacagatgttagctcagggccaatcttttaaaaaaaaaaacttcattaatACCTCTTAATACTCATCAGGAAAAGAACGGTGCAAGGGCACTGGAAAGGCCTCAGTGTGAGTACTGAGGGTGACAAGGACTGTGATGACTAGAGAGCCTAAACCCTTGTGAAGACCCAGCATCAATCACGTGACTCAACCATTCCTACCACGTGGAAACAAGGACCCAGGATCACCCAACCTCGactttttcaagagaagctgggcATCTTAATTTTAATCTAGTGTCTGTCAATTTAAAAGTACTGGCAACAAATTCAAATTTCTAAAACAGTTTTGGGTGAACTGGTTACAGCCTGTGGCTTACCAGTTTACACCTTCTGCACCAAGAGAATGGTCTCTGCTTTCCTCCTGTGCCCAGGCTCCTGAGGGACACGAAGATGGGCCCTGGCAGGACAGGGAGGCGGGAGGAGCTGGTCAAAGCAAGCCTTCTGGCCAGATCTGGGTGCCATCACACTCTCCTCAGCCCAGCTCTCCTCGGCTTGTTCTGTTTCCTCCAGTCTGGTTCTGCCTGGCCCCTTCAGGGAGGCTGCCGAGCGTGCCCTGCATCAGCTGTGACAGCTGCCATGAGCCAATGCtggcagagcagaaaggcacTTGTGTTCTCTCATAGCTCTGCTCTCAGTGTCTGGGCTCAACTCTCTTGAGTCTTGGTATCCAAGGGCAGGGTGGCAGTGCCTTTCCAGGGGCTAGAACAAGTCCTTCCCCTGCAAAACCAGAGGCCCCAACTTCTGGAGCCTGAAGCCCGGGCCCTTGAACAGCAGACACTCCCTTCACCTGTCGTAATGATGATCCACATCGGGGCTCAGACGTGTTGGCCATCAAATACCACATCTCAACAGGGGAACGGGGGTGGGTCAGACAATGCAGTAAAAACTTACAGGATAAACACCCAGAACCGTGTTTTATTAACCTCTGAccagcacagagcagggactAACAAATACTGCTGGACCGATACTGTGCCGTCTTGCCTGAGGTGTTGAAATTAGGATGGACAGCCTCACCCCTCACCTGTGGCAGCTTCACCTGTTCCTGAAATGCCTCTTCCTCCACCAGGATGGCCACTGAGAAGCCAGAAGGGAGCCGCCAGCCTATAGCTGTGGCcttggcccctccctccccctgaaGCCCACCCTGATCTACAGACCCTACTTTGTGACACACTGCAGACTCCACCTGTTCGGGTCAATGTTAATCCAAGAGCATCCCGCCCCTCAAACTGGGCGCAGGGGTGCCAAGTCTGGTGCAAGGATCCTGGTGCTCAGTCACACCCTCGTTCCACCAGTGGCAGCAGGCAATACATCAACTTCCTGCTGCAATTCCTGGAGAGCGTGGGATCCTGCCTGTGTGCAGAGTCCCAGCCCATGGCCCTGTCACTCCCTCTCAGGTCATCACACTCAGCCCTTcctggaaaaacattttaatcagCTTACACTGGCGGCAAAGGGGGACGCGGAAGCCGCACCTGACGGACTGTGCTTTAGAAACGGCCGGGTCTCCTGGCTCTGAACACGATTAGCAGCAATTCTCAGAGACCCCAGGCCTCCAACAGCAAAGGCAAAGGAAAGTCACCCCCAGGAAGCCGACAGGAAGTGGGAGGCTGTGAGCGCAGCGGTCAGCAGGCGGCAGCGATGGACGGGCAGAGTGTGGACTCGCGGGGCTCTCCGAGGCTCCATTCAGGAAGGTCTCTGGCCAGGGCTGTGCTTAAGGCTGGCTCGGGCAGAAGTGGGtgccagagagaaaagatgcGGGGTCTAGCCAGCAAGCCCCAGGGGAAGGGCAAATGCACTGGGGCAGACGCAGCCCCGGACAACAGCCAGCTCAGGTGGGGCCCCGCCACAGCCACAGCAAACACCTGTCCACGCATATCAGGGGCCTTGGCCTCTCCAGGGCCCGTCTCCACCAAACACAGAAGCATCTCCCAGGCCGTAAATCAGAGCCAAAGCACCTGCCCTGTCCCACAGCAGCTTGCGAATGTGGTGCTGGATCAGCGTGGGGACCGGGCCATCCTCAGCTCAGTGGCAGTTCTGACAGCTGGGATGGCAAGGGACCCCATTCACCCGGCAGCGGCAGCCCCCACTGGTGTCTCCTGGGCCCTAGAGgatgggggagagaagaggaggtcaGGGCAGTGAAGACCATGCCCCCCTGCGCTACTCCCTCTGCACACTGCCACTGTGGGCTTTGCTCACACAGGTCCCCCTGCTGAGAATGGCCTTCTCAGCCTCAGTGACCTGACAGGCAGCCATTAGGGCCTTTCTGGGCTCCCACAGCAGCCCCATTACGTGGTCTCAGTCTGCCCACCCCTGGACCCTGGGCAAGGAAAGGATCTGATGGGTCTTTGCATATCCTGGGAGGTCAGCACACTGGCAGCAGAAAAAAGGgcagctctctctgcctccatccgtTTTAACAAGGAGACCCTAATTCCAGGAACACACCCCGAAAGATGACAGCTGCCACACACGGAGGGCTCACATGTGACAAGCACCCTACTAGGCGCTTCTCTTGcgttttttcatttgattctgaCGGCAAGCCTGAGATAGGCCCtgctgtcatctccattttacagatgaaggaaccgaggctcagagaagggagtgaCCGCCTCATCACCCAGCCACTCCAGCTCTGGCTTCAGACTGAACCCTTAATCGCTGTTCTCTAGGGTCGGAGTGGCCACCTgcttctgtaaagagccagaccttgcaggctttgtgggccacaggGCTCTGCCTTTGTAGCGCAAAAGCAGCCCTGGACCATATGGAACTGAGTGAGCCTGGCTGCGCTCCCATAAGGCTTTACTTATGGACACCGAAATTTGGATTCCGTATAATTTTCACGTCATGAAATCATCTTCTTTTGATCCttcccaaccatttaaaatgtaacacCATTCTTCCCTCACAAGCTGTACCAATACAGGCAGGTTGGGTTTGCCCCAGGGGCTACAGCTCTCCAATCCCTCTCTCAGGCAAGGCCCACGAGGGAGCCCCCATATGACTCCCGGAAGACTCACCCGGGGGCCCCAGCGTGGGCCCTTGGTGACCCAGCAGATCTCGGTGTGGCAGACCGTGCAGCGGATCCAGTCGCAGCCATCCTTCTTCTGCACCACGATCTGGCACTGTGGGCAGTGCATGGCCTCGCCCTGCTGCAGCATCAACTGGAGCAGAGCAGGGGCTGAccttggggccaggctggggcagcTGCGTGGCCAGCCCCGCTCCTGGGCCCCCCTCCCCACCGCGGAGGGAAACTGTCTCCCCTCTGGAGCTGTGGAGTCATTCTCCTCCGCTGCCCCGCCCAGGCCGGGCTGTGTCCAGCCTCgtctcctctctttctgctgcttcctcTGTCCACCCAGACGCTCTTCCTGCTGCTCCCATCTGACCACTCATCCTAAATCCCATCTCTGGATGGGATGACAACCAGGAGGTCAGAGCCTCCAGGACTGTATGAACAACAGTCCTTTCCGAGAAGCCCCTGCCCCAACAGCTCCCAGAACTCAAATCCCCAGGACCTCGGCTCTGACCCAGCCTCACCCTTAGCATCTCTGTTGTCTGCCGGGCAGCCACATCATCCTGAGCCCGCAGGGCCAGGTCATCCTGGTACTCCTTGCAGTTCATATCCTTATGGATGGCCTGCAGTGGGGTGAGGGCCGCGAGGTGAGGGGTTCCCCAGGGCGTTAAAAAGCTGAGAGCTGGGGGGCAGAGCAGGCATCCACACAAGCACTTAAGGCCTCTAAACGTCACGGACAGGGCCTTGCTTTGTAAACCACACACCCATCTTACAGAAGAAGACACCGAGACCAGGGGGTGAAGCCAGGATCGCCACATATGATAATAACAAcacatatgtaattattttaagtcCCGATGGGCAGAGAAAACCCTACAGTCTCCCCTCTAGGCTGCAGCCCCTCGTCCCTGGCTAGCTTGTGTCGCGGGTGTGGGCCCAATGCTGCAGACTGAGCTGCTCAGGCTGCGACCAGTCTCTTTAGTGGTCAACCACTGAGATGATGAGGGCAGGGCTCAGTTCAGGACAGGGCTGGAGACTCCGTCTGGGGCCAGGGTTGGGGCTGGTCTGTGACTGGGATCAGGGCTCAGTCGGAGGCCAGGGTTAGTACTAGTAGTGGGTCAGGGCTCAGTCGAGGCTGAGGTTCCATCTGGTGCCAGGTCTGGGACTCAGGGTTGGGGCTCAGTCTAGGGTCAGGGCTTGGTCCCAGGCTGAGGCTCAGTTtagggcccaggccaggccctgtcACTGACATGCAGCTCTAACCAAGCCAGCATCACAGCTGCACGGCAGTGAGCTCCTGGCAGGACTAGGGGCACTAGACAGTGTGggtcccctccccaccttgcAGAGCAGGCAGTTGACTTGCTTGCACACGGGGCACTCAAACTCGTTGACATCATCCTCAAAGAAGCACCAGCCCTTGCAGTCGGGGGTCTTGCAGTGGTAGCTGAAGGCACTGCGGTTCTCAGCGATGGAGACGCCCAGGTCCAGAAATCGCTGGTAATCCTCAGGGCTCAGCAGCTGCCAACAGACCGCACCCTGGTGCTCAGGGTTCGGAACACCTGCTATGTGGCCCTCCCGCCACCAAACACCCTCCAGGAAGCCCCAACCCATCAAGTCCAACCCTATGCGCTTTTCTTCACGTCACCCTCAGTGTTTAAAAGCTTCACTCAAAACTGGataaaagttctggagatggatgatggtgacggctgcacaacaatgtgaatgtgcttaatgccacagaagcgtatgcttaaaaatggtaaGGTGTTAGGTGTACCTTcccatgataaaaaaaagaaagaaaaaagggacaaaCACAATAACCAGCAATGCTGGCGCGGATGTGGTTGAACTAGTACCCTGGCACGGTGCACTCTGCGTTAGCGGTGTGGCAACACTGTTTCACCCGTCCCAAACCTTTCTGACTCTTTGGGACTTACTCCACTTCTACAagtttatcctaagaaaataatatataagaaGGAAGAGATGTTCCTTGAAGCGTTCTTTGCAAACTGAGAAACCGGATTAATAAGAGGGATGAATAGGATTTATGACATAGAGATTTATAATAATCTTTAGAAAGATTTTGTAGCAAAATAGCAAAAGTTATTACATCTATGCTGGTTACAATGAGGGAGGAATCATGCctctgttctgtatcttgattagGTGGCAGTTACATTAgttacatttgtccaaactcatccAACTGCACACGTACAATGGGTGCACTTTACCGTGTGCAAAGTACACCTTAATAGGGctgatttaaaacagaaaaaaatcacatccgCCCAGAGACACCAAAGGAAACGGGAAAGTGCAATTGGGGATTTGCTGGGATGGGGGTGAtgggtgatttttctctttgatttctgctctggTAAAAACAACCTCCAGTGCATTACTCTGCTGCTCCCTGCCCTTTCCTCTGCTACACTTGACCGTTCTGAGGTCACTCTGAGCTCAGGTCAACTCCCAGGGCCTCTAGGAAAGCATGGGCCTGCAGCCCCTTGGCATGAACTCTGGCCCCACCACAATGCCCCTTGGCACGGGTGGACCCCACAGGGAAAACCTCTGGGCAATGGCTGTGGGTGCCGGGCCATAAGGAATGATCCTTGTCTTGGGGCCTCTCCAGGCCTGAGCAAGGAGGCGTTGGCGACCACCCGGAGCCCCCCTTCTCAGATGCCCCTCAGACAACAGGTAAATGCAGGCTGCTCTcggtgcaggggtgggggtgacGGGGTCCAGGCCCGTCCGCCTCTTCTGTCTCCCCTAAGGCAGAACCCTCTGGGCTCCAGGAAACACTCAGTGAAGTCAGGGGCGTTCTCAGGAGAAGCCGGTCacgggagagaggcaggagggacggGGAGGACCAGGGCTCTGTGTACGGGCCTGGGGCGGTCTGCCCGATGCCCAATTCTGGGAAGGCCATTCCCCAGCAGTTTAAACACCATGAATCAGGCCCGGCAGTCCactttacaggtggggaaacagaggcccagagaaggaagaggacttGCTCAAGATCAACAGCAGCCAGGGAGAGACTTGATAACAACAAcattaataatagtaacaacagcAAACGCACACATGCAGACGTCACAGCACTGTGACAGACTGCTGGATTTATTCATGTCTCCCTGATGCCACACCCTTGGGTGGTCCCCTCCCCACACGGACTCTGGGCTTGAGCATATGACccgctttggccaatgggacaacAGCAAGTGAGAAAAGCACGAGATGGGAAAGCACTCTTGCGCTGGGGCTCCCCTCTGGCTGCTCTGGACCCTTGAGACCCCCACCACGTGCGCAGGCCCTGGCCAGCCTGCTGGTGGACGAGAGACCAAAGTGGAGAGAGGCCCAATCACCCCAGCTGTGGCAGATAAACGAGTCCACGATGGCTGAGCCACCAGCGAAGCCCAGACGAGATCAGCCAGGCCCAGTGTGGACCAGAACAATCATCCGGCTCAGCTCAGCTCAAACGACTCAAAGGACTGACTGGCAGATTCATGAGCTAAATAAATAGTGACTGTTTCAAGCTACTAAGTCTGGAGTGACctgttacacagcaaaagctaactgacaCAAGGGCTTACCGTGTGTCGGGCACTACTCTAAGTTCTTTACACAGATCCTCTACTGTCATCTTCACGACCCTGGAAATAGAAACCAACTCTAACTTCAACCCTAACTGACCAAGaagagaaaccaaggcacagagagcctGAGTCTCTGGCTTGAGGTCACCCAGGCCATCTGGGCCCAGAGTTCTCCTACTCTTAACCCCTCTGCTGTCTTCCCTTCGTAGAGGTGGTTTCTTTACTAGCTGCTTCCTCCAGTTCCCGCTCTGTTCCTGCTTGGGCCCAAGCATTCCACATAAGGAGGGAGAGCTCTCTAGTGTCTCCTGTCTGAGACGGGCTCTCTGAGCCAGTCCCCACGGCCAGCTCAGGGTGTGCCTGCCCCCGGCCCTTACCGCCCGGATCTCCCTCTCCAGCAGCTTGCCCGAGCACGAGTAGGTGTTGTCAATGAAGGGGCAGGCGACCTCAGCCTCCTGGCTGTTGAGGATGGTGCCCTGCAGACActccctgggggagggggtgggtggaaGTTAGCATCATCTGGGCCCCATCCCCCAGGACTCCACCCCTCCCATGGCGACGTCTGACCCCAGGTGGGCTTCTCCTCAatacctccctcctccctgtccctccTGCCAACCCATCACCATGGCCTCCACTTCTGTCCACCCCACTGCCGCCCCACTGCTCGGGTCCGGGTCTCTGACACCCCTCGCCTGGAGGACTGCAGGGGCCTCCTCATTCCTCGCCCCTAGAGCGTACTCTCCACACAGTGGCCGCATCCTCCCCAGCAGCCTCCCATCCCTGCCTGTCCCACGAAATGCAAACCCGACCCCTCAGTGCAGCTCCCAAGAGCCCCGGTGCCTCGCCCTCCCTAACCCCTCTCTGTCCACCCTCTGCTCTGGTCACCCTGACCCTCTGCTGCCACAAACAGGCCAGGCACACACCCACACCAGACCCTCTGGTCTCTGCTCAACTGCCACCCACCTACAGGCTTCCCTGACCCCTCTGGGACCAGGGCCCCTGTTGCCTTAAAGCCACTGGTATTAGCATTTGACACAATTTACAATTAGATCAGTGAGTACTTGATTACTCTGCCTCCCCACTGGCTGTAAGCTGCAGAAAGCAGGCACTGAGCCCTTTTGTCCACTTCTGGAaccccaggcccagcacagaCCCCACGGCTGCCGCTGCTGCTGTGGAGGAGGCCCTGCTCTCCACAGCCCAGGGGCCAACGGGCCAGCAGAGGAGCCTCAGAGAGGGAAGACCGCCCCGCCGAGGCGCAGGCCGGGGTGGCATAGGCTGCCAGGGCGACGGCCTGGGCCAGTTGCGGTGAAGGGCGTAGCCTCTACAGCCAGAACGCCTGagctgtgtggtcttgagcaAGGTGCTGGCCTCTATGTGCCTCTCATTCCTCCTCTGCAAAACCGGGACAGAGCGCCTACCTCGCAAGTTCCTCGGGCGTCCACTAAGATGGAAGAGCACAGGCCCACCCCCTTCCAGCCCTCTGACCTGGTGGTAGAGCCCTAGAGCCACGCCGCGGGGGCGGGGGCCGCACCTGCAGAAGGTGTGCAGACACTCCCGCAGCACCACGGCCTCGCCGGGCGCCAGCACCGAGTAGCACACGGGGCACTCGGTGGGCTCGGTGTTCAGCACCAGGCTCCGCTGATCCAGCTGCACGTGCTGCAGGTAGttcccctcctgctgctgctgcttccgcTGGGCACacggggcggggccgcggggcgggTCAGACCAGGAAGGGGGCGGGTGAAGCTGGGGGACTCAGGATCCCGGGTCGGGGTGGGGTGGCCAGGGAGCCAGGCCGGAAgccaggggcagggggcgggCCAGGCAGGGCCGAGTGGGGCCTGCAACGGGGGTCCAGCCAGGCGAGGGAGCGACGGCGGCAGGGAAAGTCAGAGGGCCAGGGTCTGATCCAGGAGACTGGGGTAGCAGGGTTATCCCGGGGGCCAGGGGGCATGGGTGGAGGcaggccaaggtcacacaggaggtCAGGggtatggggggtggggggttatAAAGCTAGGGTACAGAGGACAGGGTCCCGGCCAAGACTGTAGATGAGACCAGGAGTGAGGTCATGGTCTGGGTGGGGCAAGGACAGCACTGGGTCCCAGGGGAATACAGGTGTGGCATGGAGGGCATCTGATCAGAATGGGGGAACACTCGGGGTCAGGTATCTGTGTAACTAGTGTGTGAGTCATTGATAGGGGGTGGGGCTATGGGATGGGGCGGGGCAGAGGACAGGGTTAACCCCCCAGGGAGCGGGGGAGTGGGGGGGGCCAGGTCCAGGGTCATAGGAAGTCAGGGTGGGCCACAGGTGCAGAGGGATGGGGGTCAGGAGTAGTAGGGTCCAGGGTGAGGTCATGGCTGAGTGGAGCAGGAGCCAGGTCACAGGCAGATGAGGGGTGGCAGATGGGGATGTGGTCAGGACCACAGCTTGGGTGTTGGAGTCACAGCCAGAACACTTGTGTGCAAAATTTTGCTGTGTATGTCAAAGCTAGGGGCGGAGCCACAGCCCACGTGGGGGCAGGA
The Equus przewalskii isolate Varuska chromosome 21, EquPr2, whole genome shotgun sequence DNA segment above includes these coding regions:
- the RBCK1 gene encoding ranBP-type and C3HC4-type zinc finger-containing protein 1 isoform X3 → MDEKTKKAEEMALRLARAVAGGDEQVAMQCATWLAEERVPLIVQLKPEVSPTQDIRLWVSVEDAQMHVDTIWLTVRADMTVASLKDMELQRERQLRMLEDLGFKDLTLQPRGPLELAPPKPGAPQEPGPGQPAAAPEPPPVGWQCPGCTFINKPTRPGCEMCCRARPEAYQVPASYQPDEEERARLAGEEEALRQYQQRKQQQQEGNYLQHVQLDQRSLVLNTEPTECPVCYSVLAPGEAVVLRECLHTFCRECLQGTILNSQEAEVACPFIDNTYSCSGKLLEREIRALLSPEDYQRFLDLGVSIAENRSAFSYHCKTPDCKGWCFFEDDVNEFECPVCKQVNCLLCKAIHKDMNCKEYQDDLALRAQDDVAARQTTEMLRLMLQQGEAMHCPQCQIVVQKKDGCDWIRCTVCHTEICWVTKGPRWGPRGPGDTSGGCRCRVNGVPCHPSCQNCH
- the RBCK1 gene encoding ranBP-type and C3HC4-type zinc finger-containing protein 1 isoform X4, producing MHVDTIWLTVRADMTVASLKDMVFLDYGFPPTLQQWVIGQRLARDQETLHSHGVRRSGDSAYLYLLSARNTSLNPQELQRERQLRMLEDLGFKDLTLQPRGPLELAPPKPGAPQEPGPGQPAAAPEPPPVGWQCPGCTFINKPTRPGCEMCCRARPEAYQVPASYQPDEEERARLAGEEEALRQYQQRKQQQQEGNYLQHVQLDQRSLVLNTEPTECPVCYSVLAPGEAVVLRECLHTFCRECLQGTILNSQEAEVACPFIDNTYSCSGKLLEREIRALLSPEDYQRFLDLGVSIAENRSAFSYHCKTPDCKGWCFFEDDVNEFECPVCKQVNCLLCKAIHKDMNCKEYQDDLALRAQDDVAARQTTEMLRLMLQQGEAMHCPQCQIVVQKKDGCDWIRCTVCHTEICWVTKGPRWGPRGPGDTSGGCRCRVNGVPCHPSCQNCH
- the RBCK1 gene encoding ranBP-type and C3HC4-type zinc finger-containing protein 1 isoform X1 is translated as MDEKTKKAEEMALRLARAVAGGDEQVAMQCATWLAEERVPLIVQLKPEVSPTQDIRLWVSVEDAQMHVDTIWLTVRADMTVASLKDMVFLDYGFPPTLQQWVIGQRLARDQETLHSHGVRRSGDSAYLYLLSARNTSLNPQELQRERQLRMLEDLGFKDLTLQPRGPLELAPPKPGAPQEPGPGQPAAAPEPPPVGWQCPGCTFINKPTRPGCEMCCRARPEAYQVPASYQPDEEERARLAGEEEALRQYQQRKQQQQEGNYLQHVQLDQRSLVLNTEPTECPVCYSVLAPGEAVVLRECLHTFCRECLQGTILNSQEAEVACPFIDNTYSCSGKLLEREIRALLSPEDYQRFLDLGVSIAENRSAFSYHCKTPDCKGWCFFEDDVNEFECPVCKQVNCLLCKAIHKDMNCKEYQDDLALRAQDDVAARQTTEMLRLMLQQGEAMHCPQCQIVVQKKDGCDWIRCTVCHTEICWVTKGPRWGPRGPGDTSGGCRCRVNGVPCHPSCQNCH